One genomic segment of Intestinimonas butyriciproducens includes these proteins:
- a CDS encoding phosphodiester glycosidase family protein: protein MKRFGIRATALTLAALVGLSPMASASVALGDELHSGTVELAPGSELIRQVFWSNSKSDLRTERYITYTPGQGVYPVVVYGDKLLSKQTLSTMAQTLEAQGHRVVGGVNGDFFDMSTGNALGVLISDGTLRTTDGAHYAVGFREDGTAFIGWPSLSVTATFSGSTMRVTDVNKTRTADDGKHEGGLYLYTEDYSTTTQHTSAGYDIILTPITGQEGDTVDVDLEVTDPDGYEADGTDGSPDESAAADGESAADSQSLNEEEALAEGTREVSQVTGSLVLSDTLKVGGRVSCTVDQVLESSASIDIPAGKMVLTVNKQNNEWLLGMVKGLQPGDQVDIDVTSTDTRWNDAVTAIGGYYRIVTNGAVGPQTDNTANPRTAIGIKADGSVIFYAIDGHQSGYSVGATLTQVAQRLIELGCVDAVGLDGGGSTTIGATMPGNSSMEILNVPSGGSQRAVTNGIFLVSDLKPTGTLDHFYVTPYDSIVLSGAQVSLRATAMDQNGFTLSDSGSVAWSIRNGDGLVDVSGIFTAGSESSTTLVTASSGNAEGSASVTVVKTPDSISLSNESTGAPITSLALSPLQSVDLKASAVYKKIALTSQDTCYVWTADPSAGTVDENGVFTAAAQSGSGNLTVSAGGRSVTIPVTVSGHIQELDSFETDAGLSALASTATAAVNVETSSDLVRYGQRSVRVDYNASEGGTATVESNLVIPSGERYLGLWVYGDGSVNALTATVTDTSGAASDIVLTGLDFTGWKQVTAALPENAASIRSLNIIYSGGEKSIGTLYLDQFTTANEDLTDTTPPAVTVQVDGTKLTAYVSDNVDKSFAAAAISLTRDGEPVSFNWKAESGTLTATLPADDGRLHRVTVTAVDQSGNIGRGSADILPDALTGDPDDAAIPADQGPFVDMISHWAGLYTTYLYNMGVVQGLESVAGTVFQPDKNITRGEFALMVARWMGLDLTSYSNVELPFADASSIASWALDGMKAMYAEGIIKGSLDSGTLVVRANDSISRAEAMTILGRIQNKGYVRSELTFSDAGDVASWALPYVQSLVGQGIISGYDNQLRPNDPVKRGEVAKMLYCML, encoded by the coding sequence ATGAAGCGATTCGGCATCCGCGCCACCGCCCTGACCCTGGCCGCCTTGGTGGGGCTCTCCCCCATGGCATCGGCCTCTGTGGCCCTGGGCGACGAACTACATAGCGGGACCGTGGAGCTGGCTCCCGGTTCCGAGCTCATCCGCCAGGTCTTTTGGAGCAATTCCAAATCCGATCTGCGCACAGAGCGCTATATCACCTATACGCCCGGCCAGGGCGTCTACCCCGTGGTGGTTTATGGGGACAAGCTTCTGAGCAAGCAGACCCTTTCCACCATGGCCCAGACGCTGGAGGCCCAGGGCCACCGCGTGGTGGGCGGCGTAAACGGCGACTTTTTCGACATGTCCACCGGCAACGCCCTGGGCGTGCTCATCAGCGACGGTACGCTGCGCACCACCGACGGCGCTCACTACGCCGTGGGCTTCCGGGAGGATGGGACCGCCTTCATCGGCTGGCCCAGCCTCTCCGTCACCGCCACCTTCTCCGGCTCCACCATGCGGGTCACCGACGTGAACAAGACCCGTACCGCAGACGACGGCAAACATGAGGGCGGGCTCTATCTCTACACGGAAGACTACAGCACGACCACCCAGCACACCAGCGCGGGCTATGACATCATCCTCACCCCCATCACCGGGCAGGAGGGGGACACGGTGGACGTGGATCTGGAGGTCACCGACCCCGATGGCTACGAGGCCGACGGCACCGACGGCAGTCCGGATGAATCCGCCGCTGCGGACGGCGAGTCCGCCGCTGACTCCCAAAGTCTGAATGAAGAGGAGGCCCTCGCCGAGGGCACCCGCGAGGTGAGCCAGGTCACCGGTTCTCTGGTCCTCTCAGACACGCTGAAAGTGGGCGGCCGGGTATCCTGCACCGTGGACCAGGTGCTGGAATCCTCCGCTTCCATCGATATCCCCGCCGGGAAGATGGTCCTCACCGTCAACAAGCAGAACAACGAGTGGCTGCTGGGCATGGTGAAGGGCCTCCAGCCCGGCGACCAGGTGGACATCGACGTGACCAGCACGGATACCCGCTGGAACGACGCAGTCACCGCCATCGGCGGCTATTACCGCATCGTCACCAATGGAGCGGTGGGTCCCCAGACCGACAACACCGCCAACCCCCGCACCGCCATCGGCATCAAAGCAGACGGAAGCGTGATCTTTTACGCCATCGACGGCCACCAGAGCGGCTACAGCGTCGGCGCCACGCTCACCCAGGTGGCCCAGAGGCTCATCGAGTTGGGCTGTGTGGACGCAGTAGGGTTGGACGGAGGCGGTTCTACCACCATCGGCGCCACCATGCCGGGCAATTCCAGCATGGAGATCCTGAATGTGCCCTCCGGCGGCTCCCAGCGAGCCGTCACCAACGGCATTTTCCTGGTCTCCGACCTGAAGCCGACTGGCACACTGGACCACTTCTACGTCACCCCCTATGACTCTATCGTCCTCTCCGGCGCGCAGGTGTCCCTGCGAGCCACCGCCATGGATCAAAACGGCTTCACGCTCTCCGACAGCGGCTCCGTCGCCTGGTCCATCCGCAACGGAGACGGACTGGTGGATGTAAGCGGCATCTTTACCGCGGGCAGCGAGAGCAGCACCACCCTGGTCACCGCCTCTTCCGGCAACGCGGAGGGGTCGGCCTCCGTCACCGTGGTCAAAACACCGGATTCCATCTCTCTCTCCAACGAGTCCACCGGCGCCCCCATCACCTCCCTGGCCCTCTCCCCGCTCCAGAGCGTGGACCTGAAGGCCAGCGCCGTCTATAAAAAAATCGCCCTCACCTCCCAGGACACCTGCTATGTCTGGACTGCCGATCCCTCCGCCGGCACGGTGGATGAAAACGGCGTTTTCACCGCCGCGGCCCAGAGCGGCTCCGGCAATCTGACCGTCAGCGCCGGCGGCCGCTCGGTTACCATTCCCGTCACGGTGTCCGGCCACATCCAGGAGCTGGACTCCTTTGAGACCGACGCGGGCCTCTCCGCCCTCGCCAGTACCGCCACCGCTGCCGTCAACGTCGAGACCTCTTCCGATCTGGTGCGGTACGGCCAGCGCAGCGTCCGGGTGGACTACAACGCCTCCGAGGGCGGCACTGCCACGGTAGAGTCTAACCTGGTCATCCCCTCCGGCGAGCGGTATCTGGGCCTTTGGGTCTACGGCGACGGCTCCGTCAACGCCCTTACCGCTACTGTGACGGATACCAGCGGCGCCGCCAGCGACATTGTGCTCACCGGCCTGGACTTCACCGGCTGGAAGCAGGTCACCGCCGCCCTGCCTGAAAATGCGGCCTCCATCCGCTCCCTGAACATCATCTACAGCGGCGGCGAGAAGTCCATCGGTACCCTCTACCTGGATCAGTTTACCACCGCCAATGAGGACCTGACCGATACCACGCCTCCCGCCGTGACAGTGCAGGTGGACGGCACCAAGCTCACCGCCTATGTCTCCGACAACGTGGATAAGAGCTTTGCCGCCGCCGCCATCTCCCTCACCCGGGACGGCGAGCCCGTGTCCTTCAACTGGAAGGCGGAAAGCGGTACGCTCACCGCCACACTGCCCGCGGACGACGGGCGGCTCCATCGGGTCACCGTCACCGCAGTGGACCAGAGCGGCAACATCGGCCGAGGCTCCGCCGACATTCTGCCCGATGCTCTGACCGGCGATCCCGACGACGCGGCCATCCCCGCCGACCAGGGCCCCTTCGTGGATATGATCTCTCACTGGGCCGGCCTCTACACCACGTACCTCTATAACATGGGCGTGGTGCAGGGCCTGGAGTCGGTGGCGGGCACCGTGTTCCAGCCCGACAAGAACATCACCCGGGGCGAATTCGCCCTGATGGTGGCCCGCTGGATGGGCCTGGACCTCACCTCCTACTCCAACGTGGAGCTCCCCTTCGCCGACGCCTCTTCCATCGCCTCCTGGGCCCTGGATGGTATGAAGGCCATGTATGCCGAAGGGATCATCAAGGGCAGTCTGGATTCGGGTACCCTGGTGGTCCGGGCCAACGACTCCATCAGCCGCGCAGAGGCCATGACCATCCTGGGCCGTATCCAGAATAAGGGGTACGTCCGGTCCGAGCTCACCTTCTCCGATGCCGGCGATGTGGCCTCCTGGGCGCTCCCCTATGTTCAGTCCCTGGTGGGGCAGGGGATCATCTCCGGCTACGACAACCAGCTCCGCCCCAACGATCCCGTCAAGCGGGGCGAAGTGGCAAAGATGCTCTACTGCATGCTCTGA
- a CDS encoding GntP family permease — MLWQAVSIIGIIAALVLLSYLVMRGVNLLVVAVACSLLVAITGHIDLYDALAINYMSGFASFVQNNFLIFLAGALMGTVYEITQGAKSIARLIIRTLGKKQATLAVILSVGILTYGGIAGFVVCFAVFPIALEVYRAADIPRRFIPGTIIFGCCTFSSIGPGNPQVGQVVLMKALGTTLMDGAVIGFIATGLVLVIGTVWLNSMIGSAQKNGEHFVAKDIDKFEDNVEVPEAWRALLPLVLTLIAINIPVGDGSLIEVEYGVFLGAVLAYLLMRKYRTEHRPIMQYAGDAVKNAITSVCNTSSVVAFGSVVKAAIGFDAIISAMTNIPGPPLLAVAIATTVLAGVCGSGSGGLGIAAPILLELYGGVVPLPALHRTMLVASSGLDTLPHNGFVVTVLNGVSHETHKDGYMPIFALTVVTPIIATVVTIVLFTLFPNLP; from the coding sequence ATGTTATGGCAAGCTGTCAGCATTATTGGCATTATAGCCGCGCTTGTGCTTCTCTCCTATCTGGTTATGCGCGGAGTCAACTTGCTGGTTGTGGCAGTTGCCTGCTCTTTGCTCGTCGCCATTACCGGCCACATCGACTTATATGACGCGCTGGCAATAAACTACATGTCCGGGTTCGCCTCGTTTGTCCAAAACAACTTCTTGATTTTCCTGGCGGGCGCGCTGATGGGGACCGTATACGAGATAACCCAGGGGGCAAAGTCCATCGCCCGGCTGATCATCCGCACGCTGGGTAAAAAGCAGGCGACCCTGGCGGTTATCCTGTCTGTGGGAATCCTGACCTATGGCGGTATTGCGGGCTTTGTGGTCTGCTTCGCGGTGTTCCCCATAGCGCTGGAAGTCTACCGCGCCGCCGACATTCCCCGCCGCTTTATTCCGGGCACCATCATCTTTGGCTGCTGCACCTTCTCCAGTATCGGCCCAGGCAATCCGCAGGTTGGCCAAGTGGTATTGATGAAGGCCCTGGGCACCACACTGATGGACGGCGCGGTAATTGGCTTTATTGCCACCGGCCTGGTGCTGGTCATCGGAACGGTATGGCTCAATTCCATGATCGGTTCGGCCCAAAAGAACGGCGAGCACTTTGTGGCCAAGGATATCGACAAATTTGAGGACAATGTGGAGGTGCCCGAGGCGTGGAGGGCATTGCTGCCCCTTGTCTTGACGCTGATTGCCATTAATATCCCTGTGGGAGACGGCAGCCTGATCGAGGTGGAGTACGGCGTATTCCTGGGAGCGGTTCTGGCCTATCTGCTGATGCGCAAGTACAGGACCGAGCATCGCCCGATCATGCAGTATGCAGGTGACGCAGTAAAGAACGCCATCACCTCGGTGTGCAATACCTCCAGCGTAGTCGCTTTCGGCTCTGTTGTAAAAGCCGCCATAGGCTTTGACGCGATCATTTCCGCCATGACCAATATACCCGGGCCGCCCCTGCTGGCGGTCGCCATCGCTACCACAGTACTGGCCGGGGTGTGCGGTTCCGGTTCCGGCGGCTTGGGCATCGCGGCCCCCATCCTGCTGGAGCTCTATGGCGGAGTGGTTCCCCTGCCGGCCCTTCACCGGACGATGCTGGTGGCCTCGTCCGGACTGGACACGCTGCCCCACAATGGTTTTGTAGTCACTGTACTCAACGGCGTGTCGCATGAGACACACAAGGACGGCTATATGCCCATCTTCGCACTTACGGTTGTAACCCCGATCATTGCAACGGTGGTCACCATTGTTTTGTTTACACTTTTCCCCAATCTGCCCTGA
- a CDS encoding CaiB/BaiF CoA transferase family protein: MSFHQPLKGIRVIDFCTHGAGPAACKMLADWGAEVIKVEPLEGEAGRYTSKVLGMRADELDNPHAELINANKKSLPLNLKHPEGKAVMDKLLASANVFVSNYRIRALDKLGIGWEEMHAKHPHIIWAVLTGFGLYGPAANNAGFDTVAFWARSGAMIDFSENGELPLTPPFALGDFTTACSLAAGIAAACYQQAKTGQGERVVTSLYGQGLWANSAVFQAVNHGNPWPKSRKLPDSPLRNTYRCKDGTWVMMGTVIYDRYFPVVCKMIGREDLISDERFNTEAAAKINSRAFVDILDEVFATKDYDEWAKLLTENDIAYDRVNHIKDTIDDPQAWENGFIYKYITREGKEDLVVGTPVKFGDCVPAPHLNAPLLGEHSAEILKALGYSEDQIKALNDAQTTIVR, from the coding sequence ATGAGTTTCCATCAACCGCTGAAGGGTATCCGCGTGATCGATTTCTGCACCCATGGCGCCGGACCGGCTGCCTGTAAGATGCTTGCAGACTGGGGCGCCGAGGTAATCAAGGTCGAACCCCTGGAGGGCGAGGCAGGGCGCTATACCAGCAAAGTGCTGGGCATGCGGGCAGATGAGCTGGATAACCCTCACGCCGAACTCATCAACGCCAACAAAAAGTCTCTGCCCTTGAACCTGAAGCACCCGGAGGGCAAGGCGGTCATGGACAAACTGCTGGCCAGCGCAAACGTCTTTGTCTCCAACTATCGTATCCGTGCGCTGGATAAGCTGGGGATCGGCTGGGAGGAGATGCACGCCAAGCACCCCCACATCATCTGGGCCGTGCTGACCGGCTTCGGCCTGTATGGGCCCGCCGCCAACAACGCCGGGTTTGACACGGTGGCCTTCTGGGCTCGCTCTGGCGCTATGATTGATTTCTCGGAGAACGGAGAACTGCCGCTCACGCCCCCGTTCGCCCTCGGAGACTTTACGACGGCCTGCTCTCTGGCGGCTGGCATCGCGGCGGCCTGCTACCAGCAGGCCAAGACCGGTCAGGGCGAGCGAGTAGTGACCTCCCTGTATGGACAGGGACTGTGGGCGAATTCCGCTGTGTTCCAGGCTGTGAATCACGGCAATCCCTGGCCCAAGTCCCGCAAACTCCCCGACAGCCCGCTGCGCAATACCTACCGCTGCAAGGACGGCACCTGGGTCATGATGGGCACGGTCATTTATGACCGCTATTTCCCGGTGGTATGCAAAATGATCGGGCGGGAGGATCTGATCTCCGACGAGCGGTTCAACACTGAGGCCGCCGCCAAGATCAACTCCAGGGCCTTTGTGGATATCCTGGATGAGGTCTTTGCCACAAAGGACTACGACGAGTGGGCGAAGCTGCTGACCGAAAACGATATTGCCTATGACAGAGTAAACCACATTAAGGACACCATTGATGATCCCCAGGCCTGGGAAAACGGGTTTATCTACAAGTATATTACCCGCGAGGGCAAGGAGGATCTGGTGGTTGGGACCCCGGTCAAATTCGGCGACTGCGTCCCCGCGCCCCACCTGAACGCCCCTCTGCTCGGAGAGCATTCTGCCGAGATCCTGAAAGCATTGGGTTATAGCGAGGACCAGATCAAGGCGCTGAACGACGCACAGACGACCATCGTCCGGTAA
- a CDS encoding GntP family permease, translated as MTAVSIIGIFLGLAVLIFCSMKGLSVFISALLASVVIALTGGISLESALLTDFMTGFVNFITGNFMVFAAGALMGKAYEITGGAKAVARLFIKLFTVRFAPYAIFLAIVVMTWGGIAGFVLAFSVFPIAVEIFREADLPRSMIPGIVIAGCCTISSWGPGSAQPVNNIYATNFQTSLMGAPVPSIIMAVASLLVTCLLLAVFIGRARARGKGFVATKWDVPESDAALPNGILALIPLVVALVTINVKVNGKAILPTAFGIFVGAVVAILLMFRHKSDDKALVAHIGDAFQNALTSIGNTAAMAAVGTVAQSVVGFSFLLNALVGMGGNPLISAAVCAGLICGVTGGATGGTSLIGPTLAGIYGDMGLNLSMVGRIVNATGHVTGTLPNCGFINTTITGIAHDTYSACYKYSFAFCTLANLCAVIVGIIVMSIMGFYI; from the coding sequence ATGACTGCTGTCAGCATTATTGGTATCTTTCTTGGGCTGGCCGTACTGATTTTCTGCTCCATGAAAGGACTTTCCGTATTCATTTCCGCCCTGCTCGCCTCCGTAGTCATCGCCCTGACCGGCGGGATCTCTCTGGAGTCGGCGCTCCTGACGGACTTCATGACCGGGTTTGTCAACTTTATCACGGGTAACTTTATGGTCTTTGCCGCCGGCGCCCTGATGGGCAAGGCATATGAGATCACCGGCGGGGCCAAGGCGGTGGCCCGGCTGTTCATCAAGCTGTTCACGGTGAGATTTGCCCCATATGCAATTTTTCTGGCCATTGTGGTGATGACTTGGGGGGGAATTGCGGGCTTTGTGCTGGCATTCTCCGTATTCCCTATCGCGGTTGAGATATTCCGGGAGGCGGACCTGCCCCGCAGCATGATCCCCGGCATCGTAATCGCCGGGTGCTGCACGATCTCCAGTTGGGGTCCGGGAAGCGCCCAGCCCGTGAACAACATCTATGCGACCAACTTCCAGACCTCCCTGATGGGCGCTCCGGTTCCAAGCATCATCATGGCAGTGGCCAGCCTGCTCGTCACGTGCCTGCTTCTGGCGGTCTTTATTGGACGGGCCCGCGCCAGGGGGAAGGGCTTTGTGGCCACCAAATGGGATGTGCCCGAATCCGATGCGGCCCTCCCTAACGGCATCCTAGCGCTTATCCCGCTGGTCGTGGCTCTGGTCACCATCAATGTGAAGGTTAACGGCAAGGCGATCCTGCCCACCGCATTTGGTATTTTCGTAGGCGCTGTGGTGGCCATCCTGCTGATGTTCCGGCATAAAAGCGACGACAAAGCGCTCGTCGCCCATATCGGCGATGCCTTTCAGAATGCCCTAACCTCCATCGGCAATACGGCGGCAATGGCCGCCGTGGGCACCGTGGCCCAGTCGGTCGTGGGCTTCAGTTTCCTGCTGAACGCACTGGTGGGCATGGGCGGCAACCCGTTGATCTCTGCGGCCGTGTGTGCCGGGCTGATTTGTGGCGTGACCGGCGGCGCCACCGGCGGAACGAGCCTGATCGGGCCCACGCTGGCCGGAATTTACGGGGATATGGGGCTGAATCTGTCGATGGTGGGCCGCATTGTCAACGCGACCGGCCATGTCACCGGGACACTGCCCAACTGCGGCTTCATCAATACCACCATCACCGGCATCGCCCACGACACATACAGTGCCTGCTACAAGTATTCCTTTGCCTTCTGTACGCTGGCAAACCTGTGCGCGGTCATCGTCGGCATCATTGTAATGTCAATCATGGGCTTCTACATCTAA
- a CDS encoding enoyl-CoA hydratase/isomerase family protein, producing the protein MDYQDIICEVRDGVAYLTINRPEVLNALRMQTKEELEAAIDRIAADDSVLGVIITGVGRAFIAGNDISEIRIDAKGEETIAMSTQAHRLFDKFEAMDKPIIAAVNGYALGGGTELALACDIRIASDKAVFGLPEVTLGVAPCYGGTQRLPRLVGSGIAKEMLFTGRKVKAVEALSIGLVNKVVPGEELAQQADAMMRDILKNAPIAVRTCKRLVTQGQAMALADGLKLEAELNGMLAETQDAKEGVKAFFEKRAPVFRNR; encoded by the coding sequence ATGGATTACCAAGATATCATTTGTGAAGTGCGAGACGGTGTGGCATACCTGACAATCAACCGGCCCGAAGTGTTGAATGCGCTTCGGATGCAGACAAAGGAGGAGCTAGAGGCTGCCATCGACAGGATTGCCGCCGATGACAGCGTCCTGGGTGTCATCATCACCGGCGTAGGCCGTGCCTTTATCGCGGGGAACGACATCTCTGAAATACGCATTGACGCCAAGGGAGAAGAGACGATCGCCATGTCCACGCAGGCTCACCGCCTGTTCGACAAGTTCGAGGCCATGGATAAGCCCATCATCGCCGCTGTAAACGGTTATGCCCTGGGCGGCGGGACAGAGCTGGCCCTGGCCTGTGACATTCGGATCGCAAGCGACAAGGCGGTCTTTGGCCTTCCGGAGGTGACACTGGGCGTCGCACCCTGTTACGGCGGCACTCAGCGCCTGCCCCGGCTGGTGGGCAGCGGGATAGCCAAGGAAATGCTGTTCACCGGGCGCAAGGTGAAGGCGGTGGAGGCGCTCTCCATCGGCCTGGTAAACAAGGTGGTGCCTGGGGAGGAGCTGGCACAGCAGGCCGATGCCATGATGCGGGACATCCTGAAAAACGCGCCCATCGCCGTGCGCACTTGTAAGCGCCTGGTCACGCAGGGGCAGGCCATGGCTCTGGCCGACGGCTTGAAGCTGGAGGCTGAGCTCAACGGGATGCTGGCGGAGACACAGGACGCGAAGGAAGGCGTAAAGGCGTTCTTCGAAAAGCGGGCACCGGTATTCCGGAACCGGTAA
- a CDS encoding sigma-54 interaction domain-containing protein, which produces MLTQDDRRQLWDQLHAGGAQDRLSPFLAAAWAQCASMGVKPDLDALPCLPPEQFEEAKWNAIRAYGYANRFLFKMLPLVSNPNMGFALFDPKGVLLKLYGAENIQSWCRAHGIARNTVWRMETIGANAVALGLQQYKTMSTVGEEHYCKPLLDVAVHFSPFVTDNEQRPGEYLCHGGMALLLPAEQSSPDYLLLAAAAAYDVSLHMYMGDNLHSMYLPDNRGMFSVNINVTNGKCHILYHNANIFDTFKIPYENLYYQKVEQLLDPLPSNQDFWSILKEGKTVFEKQLTLSVHGRESTYLVTTEPYHQSYLGFKGIRFFIAAPSQISSNVSRRIGNNAMKTFDDIVGDSPQIISALRLARGIARSDSNTLLLGESGVGKDIFAQAIHNASARRDKPFIVLNCAAFPRDLIASELFGYEQGAFTGAKRNGNIGKFELANTGTIFLDEIGEMPLDLQATLLRVIEQKAFMRLGGSTVIHVDVKIIAATNADLIHLVEQKKFRADLYYRLSTLRLNIPPLRDRGNDVILLARHFARVVCHRIQRSVPAELAPDAEQLLLQLPLKGNVRELQNLIEGVIQLNSDFYIEARHFQEYLGMSPAGEEDSVLPPPPDAPASTIGTAPPQQSLTREALEHALLINRFNRTDTARYLGVSRRTLYRWMERYHL; this is translated from the coding sequence ATGCTGACACAGGACGACAGGAGGCAGCTTTGGGACCAACTGCACGCCGGAGGGGCACAGGACCGGCTGTCGCCTTTCCTGGCCGCCGCTTGGGCCCAGTGCGCTTCGATGGGAGTGAAGCCTGATCTGGACGCACTGCCGTGTTTGCCTCCAGAGCAGTTTGAAGAGGCAAAATGGAATGCCATCAGGGCATATGGCTACGCCAATCGCTTCCTTTTTAAGATGCTTCCGCTTGTCTCCAATCCGAACATGGGGTTTGCGCTGTTCGACCCGAAAGGTGTCCTCCTCAAGCTGTATGGCGCAGAAAACATCCAGTCCTGGTGCCGCGCCCATGGCATTGCCCGCAATACCGTCTGGCGAATGGAGACCATCGGCGCCAATGCGGTAGCCCTGGGCCTACAGCAGTACAAAACTATGTCCACGGTTGGAGAGGAGCACTACTGCAAGCCGCTGCTGGATGTGGCCGTCCATTTTTCTCCCTTTGTCACCGACAACGAGCAGAGACCGGGCGAGTACCTGTGCCACGGCGGCATGGCCCTCCTGCTGCCGGCAGAGCAGAGTTCTCCGGACTATCTGCTCCTGGCCGCCGCAGCAGCCTATGACGTGTCCCTGCATATGTACATGGGGGATAACTTACATAGTATGTATCTACCGGATAACCGCGGCATGTTTTCCGTTAATATTAATGTGACCAATGGGAAGTGTCATATTCTCTACCACAACGCCAATATCTTTGACACGTTTAAGATCCCTTATGAAAACCTATATTACCAAAAGGTCGAGCAGCTGCTGGATCCCCTGCCCAGCAATCAGGATTTTTGGAGTATTCTCAAAGAGGGGAAAACCGTTTTTGAAAAGCAGCTCACACTCAGTGTTCATGGGAGGGAGAGCACCTATCTTGTCACAACAGAGCCGTACCATCAGAGCTATTTAGGGTTCAAGGGTATTCGCTTCTTCATTGCTGCGCCCAGCCAAATTTCTTCCAACGTATCCCGCCGCATCGGCAACAATGCGATGAAAACATTTGACGATATCGTCGGAGACAGTCCTCAAATAATCTCCGCGCTCCGGCTGGCCCGTGGTATTGCCCGCAGCGACAGCAATACCCTTTTGCTGGGTGAATCCGGTGTGGGCAAGGACATCTTCGCCCAAGCCATCCATAATGCCAGCGCCCGCCGGGACAAGCCTTTTATCGTTCTCAACTGCGCGGCCTTCCCCCGGGACCTGATCGCCAGCGAGCTCTTTGGCTATGAGCAGGGGGCGTTTACTGGTGCAAAGCGGAACGGAAATATCGGGAAGTTTGAATTGGCAAACACCGGCACCATCTTTCTGGATGAAATCGGCGAGATGCCTTTGGACCTCCAGGCCACGCTGCTGCGTGTCATTGAGCAGAAGGCATTCATGCGCTTGGGCGGCAGCACAGTTATCCATGTAGATGTAAAGATCATTGCCGCCACCAACGCGGATCTGATACATCTGGTGGAGCAGAAAAAATTCCGGGCAGATCTGTACTACCGTCTGAGCACCCTTCGTTTAAACATACCGCCCCTCCGAGATCGGGGAAATGATGTGATCCTGCTGGCCCGGCACTTCGCCCGCGTAGTCTGCCACAGGATACAGCGGTCGGTTCCCGCGGAGCTTGCGCCCGATGCCGAACAGCTGCTGCTCCAGCTCCCCCTGAAGGGCAATGTCCGGGAACTTCAGAATCTGATTGAAGGGGTCATCCAGCTCAACTCCGATTTCTACATTGAGGCCAGGCATTTTCAGGAGTATCTGGGGATGTCCCCCGCCGGAGAAGAAGACTCTGTTCTGCCGCCTCCGCCAGACGCTCCTGCCTCTACCATTGGGACAGCGCCTCCGCAGCAGTCTCTGACGAGGGAAGCCCTGGAACATGCTCTGTTGATAAACCGGTTCAACAGAACCGATACCGCCCGGTATTTGGGCGTATCCAGAAGAACCCTGTACAGATGGATGGAGCGATACCATCTCTAA